TGTAGAGTTGCAAGTGAAATGTGATGTACAGTTTCTGCATCCACCTTGTTTCCATTATGGTCGTTCAGTTCAAATGCTGCTGTAGCATCTGAAAGTAAATATGTATCATACCCTAAATTTCCGCTCATTCTTGTTGTTGTTGAAACACAGTGTGGCGTCGTTAATCCAGTAACTACGACATGGCTTGTACCGATATTTTTCAAATAGTCATTGAGATCGGTTCCGATAAACGCACTAATGACTGTTTTTGTTATTATTTTTTCGTTATCAAGTGGAGCAACGATCTCTTTAATCGCAAAACCTTCACCATTTTCATAAAAAACTGAGCTTGGATGATCCGACTTGTGTTGAACATGAATGACTTCCCAACGGTTTTGCCGCCATACGTCCAACACTGTCTTGATGTTATTTTCTGCATTCAAATTGTTGCGCTCTCCCCACTTCTGGTCAAAAAATGCATCTTGGACGTCAACAATGAGAAGCATTTTCTTAATATCCAAATAATCTCCCCCCTAATTGCACATCAAATCCTACCACTAACCAACATTCTACATAAAATACCGCTTTCCTTTTTGTTACCCGTTAATCTATTCATCATAGGAGTACATCAGGAGGTCAAAAACCCAATATATGCACGATAATTTTGATAATTGCACGATAATCGAATTATATGCACGATAATTTGGTTTTTTGCACGATAATTGAATTTCCCGCCTTAATCAAATAAAAAAACGTGTACCAGTCGAGACTGATACACGCTTTCCATGATTCATTTTAGTAAATTGAAGTATTTTCTTTAGAAGTGTTCTCAACGATTTCCTTCACGCGAGTTAGGAATCGTCCGCATACTAATCCGTCTAAGACACGGTGGTCGAGTGACATACATAGGTTCACCATGTCACGGACAGCAATCATGCCGTTGTCCATTACGACTGGACGTTTAACGATCGATTCTACGGAAAGGATCGCAGCTTGAGGGTAATTGATGATTGGTGTTGATTGAATTGAACCGAATGAACCAGTGTTATTCACTGTGAACGTTCCGCCTTTCATGTCTTCACCAGAAAGTTTACCGCTTCGGACCTTACCTGCAAGGTCATTCACGTCTTTCGCAATACCTTTCAAGCTCTTCTCGTCAGCATTTTTGATAACCGGAACATATAGAGAATCTTCCGTAGCAACTGCAATCGAGATATTGATGTCTTTCTTCTGAACGATCTTATCGCCAGCCCACATTGAGTTGATCATAGGGAATTCTTTCAATGCTTCAACGACTGCTTTGATAAAGAATGGAAGGAATGTAATGTTGTATCCTTCTTTCTTCTTGAAGTCGCCTTTCACACCGTTTCGATATTCCACAAGATTGGTCACGTCTACTTCCATCATCATCCATGCGTGAGGAGCTTCGTGCTTACTGCGGACCATGTTGTCTGCAATTGCGCGGCGTACTCCACTTACAGGGATTTCAACATCGCCTGGTTCAACAGGAATGTTCATCGGCTTAGAAGCAGGTTTAGATGGTGCCGCTGCTGCTGCAGGTGCTTCTGCCTTAGGTGCATCAGCTTTCTCTGCTGCTGGAGCTGCATCCGCCTTCGGTTGATCACCTGCTTTCGGAATGTTACCAGACTCGATGATCTTCTGAAGATCTTTACGAGTAATACGGCCTTCCCGTCCAGATCCTTCTACTTGCTGAAGATCTATGTCATGCTCTTGAGCGAGTGTAAGTACTGCTGGAGAGTAGCGTACTTTACCGTTCTTCGGTTGTTTAGGCTTTTCTTTCTTAGGTGCTTCAGTAGATTTTTCAGATGCTGAGGAATCTTCTACAGGATCCACTTCAGTTGGAGCATCTTCTTTCGCTTCCGCTCCTGCTCCACCTTCTGTTTCGATGTAACAAACGAGTTCACCGACTTCAAGTGTATCTCCTTCACCAGCAACAAGTTCTTTAATTGTCCCAGTATATGAAGAAGGAATTTCTGCGTTTACTTTGTCTGTCATAACCTCTGCGATTGGGTCATACTTTTTTACTTGATCGCCAACTTGGATGAGCCACTTACTAATCGTACCTTCAGTTACACTCTCACCAAGCTGGGGCATCGTAATTTTTTCTGTTGCCATTTCGTTTCCCTCCTTGGAGATTAAAATTCTGCTAGATCACGCATTGCTTTTTCGACTTTATCAGGGTTGATCATAAAGTGCTTTTCCATTGTTGGTGCATATGGCATTGATGGTACATCAGGTCCTGCAAGACGTTGAATTGGTGCATCAAGGTCAAATAGGCAATGCTCACCAATGATCGCTGAAACTTCACTTATGATACTTCCTTCTTTGTTGTCCTCTGTAACTAATAGAACTTTACCTGTTTTCTTAGCTGCTTCTATAATAGCCTCTTTATCAAGTGGATAAACCGTACGTAAGTCAAGTACGTGAGCAGAATAGCCGTCTTTTTCAAGCTTCTCAGCAGCTTGAAGCGCAAAGTGAACTGCCAATCCGTAAGTGATGACCGTAATGTCCTCACCTTCACGTTTAACGTCTGCTTTCCCGATTGGAAGTGTGTAATCATCTTCAGGTACTTCACCTTTAATTAAACGGTAAGCACGCTTATGTTCAAAGAAAAGTACTGGATCTTCATCTCGGATTGCCGCTTTCAATAAACCTTTCACGTCATATGGAGTAGAAGGCATTACAATCTTAAGACCTGGTACGTTTGCAAATAGAGCTTCAACGGATTGTGAGTGATACAATGCGCCGTGAACGCCACCGCCGTAAGGTGCACGGATTGTAATTGGGCAAGACCAGTCATTGTTTGAACGATAGCGAATCTTAGCTGCTTCAGAAACAATTTGGTTAACAGCAGGCATGATGAAATCTGCAAATTGCATCTCAGCTACAGGGCGCATACCGTACATTGCTGCACCAATCCCTACTCCTGCAATTGCGGACTCAGCTAGAGGTGTATCAATGACACGGTCCTCTCCGAATTGGTCGTAAAGACCGTCTGTTGCACGGAATACGCCTCCGCGTACCCCAACGTCTTCTCCAAGAACAAATACTTTATTATCTCGTTCCATTTCTTCACGTAAAGCTTGTTTCACAGCATCTATATATGAAATTACTGGCATATTTTCGTCCCCCTATTCCGCGTAAACGTATTTGAGCGCACTTTCAGCTTCAGCGTACGCAGCAT
This Pseudalkalibacillus berkeleyi DNA region includes the following protein-coding sequences:
- a CDS encoding cysteine hydrolase family protein, with protein sequence MLLIVDVQDAFFDQKWGERNNLNAENNIKTVLDVWRQNRWEVIHVQHKSDHPSSVFYENGEGFAIKEIVAPLDNEKIITKTVISAFIGTDLNDYLKNIGTSHVVVTGLTTPHCVSTTTRMSGNLGYDTYLLSDATAAFELNDHNGNKVDAETVHHISLATLHDEFATVLTTKQYLENFTQ
- a CDS encoding dihydrolipoamide acetyltransferase family protein, whose amino-acid sequence is MATEKITMPQLGESVTEGTISKWLIQVGDQVKKYDPIAEVMTDKVNAEIPSSYTGTIKELVAGEGDTLEVGELVCYIETEGGAGAEAKEDAPTEVDPVEDSSASEKSTEAPKKEKPKQPKNGKVRYSPAVLTLAQEHDIDLQQVEGSGREGRITRKDLQKIIESGNIPKAGDQPKADAAPAAEKADAPKAEAPAAAAAPSKPASKPMNIPVEPGDVEIPVSGVRRAIADNMVRSKHEAPHAWMMMEVDVTNLVEYRNGVKGDFKKKEGYNITFLPFFIKAVVEALKEFPMINSMWAGDKIVQKKDINISIAVATEDSLYVPVIKNADEKSLKGIAKDVNDLAGKVRSGKLSGEDMKGGTFTVNNTGSFGSIQSTPIINYPQAAILSVESIVKRPVVMDNGMIAVRDMVNLCMSLDHRVLDGLVCGRFLTRVKEIVENTSKENTSIY
- a CDS encoding alpha-ketoacid dehydrogenase subunit beta, yielding MPVISYIDAVKQALREEMERDNKVFVLGEDVGVRGGVFRATDGLYDQFGEDRVIDTPLAESAIAGVGIGAAMYGMRPVAEMQFADFIMPAVNQIVSEAAKIRYRSNNDWSCPITIRAPYGGGVHGALYHSQSVEALFANVPGLKIVMPSTPYDVKGLLKAAIRDEDPVLFFEHKRAYRLIKGEVPEDDYTLPIGKADVKREGEDITVITYGLAVHFALQAAEKLEKDGYSAHVLDLRTVYPLDKEAIIEAAKKTGKVLLVTEDNKEGSIISEVSAIIGEHCLFDLDAPIQRLAGPDVPSMPYAPTMEKHFMINPDKVEKAMRDLAEF